The window AAAATTGGTACGCCTAAAGGTGCAAGGGCAGTAGGGAATGCGTTGGCCAACAACCCTTTTCCTTTAATAATACCGTGTCATCGTGCAATAAGATCCGATGGAACTCTGGGCGGATTCCAAGGGGGTTTCGAGATGAAAAAAAAGTTATTAGAAAATGAAGGCGTAGTTTTATCTAACGGTAAGGTAAGTATGGATAAAATTTATTACTAAAATTCATCTAGAGTCTTCTGGCTTTTAGAGAACTCTAAGTTTGAAATTCTTATTCCAACTCTCCTAAGTTTTTTATCAGGATTCTCTTCAAAGTATTTTTCAAGTAGGCGTTTAGAAATTGAAACAACTTTCTGAATATCCTTAGTTTGTGCTATTGTTTCACTTTTTGTTTGAGTTTTTAAGTCAGTATCAATAGTTATTAGTGATACAGTCCTAAATGATACATTATTTTTTATTATTCGCTGCTGCATATCCGTTGATAACCCAAGTATCTTATCAAAAATTATATCTTTATCGTTTGTATCTGCTTTTAAAGTTCCTATTCTTGAAAGTTGTTTTTTCTCTCTTGGTTCAACTGGTGTCTCATCTATACCTAAGGATTTATCATGAAGTAGTCTGGCTTTATTCTTGCCAAATATTTCTTCAAGCTCTATTAAATCGTATGAGCCCAGATCACTTGCAGTTTCAATACCAAGATCATTTAGAGATTTAGTTGTTTTACCACCAATCCCATGTAATTTAGAGACTTTTAGATTCTCTAGAAATGGTATTATTTCTCTTTCCTCAACAACAGTCAATCCATTTGGTTTTTGAAAGTCAGATGCCATCTTGGCAACAAATTTATTAGAGGATATACCAACTGACGCAGTCAAACCCTCTTGAGAAGTTATTTTTTCTTTTATTGTGTTTGCTATTTCAATCGCCTTATCTAAATCTCCGTCTGTCCTTTCCGTAACATCTAGGTAGGCTTCATCTATACTGACTTGTTCCATTAT is drawn from Methanofastidiosum sp. and contains these coding sequences:
- a CDS encoding DNA polymerase IV, with the protein product VVICVYSGRTEDSGAVSTSNYKARELGIKAGMPIIIAKRIAKGKDVAFLPVDMDYYREVSDRIMDLMEDESDIMEQVSIDEAYLDVTERTDGDLDKAIEIANTIKEKITSQEGLTASVGISSNKFVAKMASDFQKPNGLTVVEEREIIPFLENLKVSKLHGIGGKTTKSLNDLGIETASDLGSYDLIELEEIFGKNKARLLHDKSLGIDETPVEPREKKQLSRIGTLKADTNDKDIIFDKILGLSTDMQQRIIKNNVSFRTVSLITIDTDLKTQTKSETIAQTKDIQKVVSISKRLLEKYFEENPDKKLRRVGIRISNLEFSKSQKTLDEF